The Candidatus Margulisiibacteriota bacterium genome segment CGGGATACATAATCAAGCACTTTTTTACTATATTCTTGCCCTCCGCTGTTTTCCAAATAGTCCGCATATTTTTTCCAGATATATTCCGCCAATAATTTATTATCCTGGGTTATTAAATCCGAGACCAGCAAACAGCCTCCATCTGTCAAAAGATTATAAAGTTTTTTGAAAGTCCTCTCCCAGTCCGCGTCATCTCGTAAATGATGCAGAACCGCGCCGGCCAAAATAATGTCAAAATAATTTTCATTTAATTCTACCGTCCGGATATCGCCCTGTATTAGCTTGATTTTTTTTGTTTGTTTTGAGACTCTTTCAAAGGCTTTATTCAACATCGGCCGGCTCAAATCCACCAGGGTACAATTTAAATTTGCGATTTTGGCAAGCATCATTAATGTATAATTACCGGCCCCGCAGCCAATATCCAACAAATTCACGGCGCCCGGAACCATAATTTTTGCCGCATCTGTAATGATTTCTAATGAAATTTTTGCGTCGATCGTTGATGTTTGCCCCGTGTCTATATTTGCAAATCTGGCAACATCTTTATCAAAACGCTCTCTAATTTCTTCTACCGTTGATTTATCCACTTATTTTTCCCTACGCCAGCAAAAATTCAATATATTTTGTGTTTTTAACTTCTGTGTATTGTTTTTTTATTCTTTAAAGCAAGAAAAACCACTAAATAACTTCGTTCGTCAACAAAAGCGCGTAAATCCTCTCCAGATCGTCGCGCGAGAAGTACTTTATAGTAATGCCGCCTTCGTGTTCATTTCCATTTAACTCAATTTTTGTGGCGAATTTCGCGGCCAACCTTTGTTCTATATTGATTAATTCAGCTGATTTTTCTATTGCGTCCCTGTTAAGTTGTTTAGCATTGGTTTTTTTTGCTGTTAAGCTCTCTGTATCACGCACGTTAAGGTTGTTCTGTAATACTTTTCGCCATACTTTGAGCTGTTCAATAACATTTCCCGCGGCCAAAATAGCCCGCGCGTGTCCGGCGGTAATTTCGTTTTTCCGCAATGAATCCTTGACTTCCAGCGGCAGATCGTTCAAACGCAGCGCGTTCGCCACGGATGAACGGGCTTTGCCGACTT includes the following:
- a CDS encoding class I SAM-dependent methyltransferase, giving the protein MDKSTVEEIRERFDKDVARFANIDTGQTSTIDAKISLEIITDAAKIMVPGAVNLLDIGCGAGNYTLMMLAKIANLNCTLVDLSRPMLNKAFERVSKQTKKIKLIQGDIRTVELNENYFDIILAGAVLHHLRDDADWERTFKKLYNLLTDGGCLLVSDLITQDNKLLAEYIWKKYADYLENSGGQEYSKKVLDYVSR